AGGCGGAACTGGTCGTACTGCAGCGGGACGGCCTTGTCCGCCGCCGCCTTGGTGCGGCTGATGTCACCGGCGAGCGACTTGTCGACGGACGTCGCCGCCTTCTTGCCGAGGTCGGCATCGCGCGGGGCCTTCTTGTCCTGCGCCACGGACACCGTGGCGAGGAGCACGAGGCTGAGGAAGAGCGAACGGCGCATGGTCATCCTATCGCTTGAGCCGAGGGCCGCTCGCCCACTTCCCTACATGGCAAGTGGCCGGGACTGCTCGGGAATTTCAGGAGAAAAGCCGGCGCATGATGCGTAATGGCCAGGAGGCGGTCAACTAACCGAGGGTGCCAGCTTGCTCGGCGAGGAAGGCATCACCAACTCTTTTCAGGGGTGCTGTGGAATGTCCGTCCGGGCTGGTAGAGAACGGCCGTCGCTCGTCTCCTTGCCTGCTCAGCTCCGGCCCTACATCCACCGCCCGTTCCCCTCATGAGCCTCCTTCCCGAAGGCGCCAGCTTCGAAGAGCTGGTGCAGGACTACTTCCTCGCCGTGCGTGGTGCGGGGCTGATGCTCAGCGCGCTCGACGCGCAGCTCCTGGTCAGCTGGGCCGAGGCGAAGGTGCCCTTCGAGGTGGTCGCGCGCGGCATCGCGCGCTCGGCGGAGAAGGCCCAGTTCGACGCGCGCCCCGGAGAGCCGCTGCTGCGCTCGCTTCGCGCGTGCCGGCGGCAGGTGGACGCGGAGATCCGCCGCTACCTGCAGCGCGCGGCCGGAGGCACGGGGACCGAGGAGCCCGAGAGCGGCGCGGGCAAGCGCAAGGCGAAGACGTGGGAGGAGACGCGGCACCTGCGGCTGCGCGCCACGCTCGCGCAGCTCGCGGTGGAGGCCCCGGCGCTCACCGAGCGCGTGGCGCTCTTGCTCGAGCGGGTGCTGGTGCAGGTGCCCGAGGAGCCCTCGCAGGCGGACCGGCAGGAGGCGCTCGCCTTCGCGCTGCTGCTGCGCGCGATGCCCTGGAGAAACCGCCGCGCGCTGTGGCGCGAGGCGCAGGGAGACCCCACGAGCCAGGCGGGCCTGAGCGCGCGCTCGCGCCGGCTCTCGCGCCGCTTCCGGCTGATCGCGCTGGTGCGCCGCCGCCTGGGGCTGACCGAGCTCTGACAGTCCCCTCCTCCTCCGGGAGGGGCGGGTGCGCCCGCGGGGAGCCTCTGCTATGGAGTCCGTGCACATGCAGAACACGCGAAGCACAGAGGGCTGCGCCCGGTGCGCAGGCAGGAAGTACGTCATCGAGCGGCGGGACATGCGGGCGCTGGCGCGCGCCTGCGAGTGCTCGGAGCGCTGCGACGCGTGCAACGGCACCGGCAGCGTGTACGCGGTGCGCGAGGAGACCTTCAGCTCGAAGGTGGGCCCGAAGAAGTACGAGGTGCTGGTGCCCTGCAGCTGCGCGCTCCTGCGCCGGCGCATCGCGCGCTTCAACCAGGTGGAGCTTCCCGGCGTCCTCGCGCACGCGGCCTTCGAGAACTACCGCGCCTCGAGCGCGCCCGCGGAGCTGGCCAAGCACGTGGCGATGGACTTCGCGCACCACTACAAGCGCGACGGCGACAACAAGGGCTTCATCCTCAGCGGCCCGGTGGGCACGGGCAAGACGCACCTGCTCGCCGCGACGCTCGCGCACCTCGTGCTCGAGGGCGGCGCCGAGGCGCAGTACGTGGAGATCTCGTTCCTCTACGCGACCATCCGCAAGGGCTTCAAGGACGGCAAGAGCGGCGGCGAGATCATCGGCCCCCTCTCCGAGGTCGAGGTGCTCGCCATCGACGAGCTGGGCAAGGGGCGCGGCAGCCAGTTCGAGCTGGACACGCTCGATGAGCTCATCTCGCGCCGCTACAACGCGAAGCGCACCACCCTCTTCGCGACCAACTACGCGCTCGCGCCGGAGAAGCGCAGCGTGCGCACGGCCGCGGGCTATCAGTCCAGTGAAGGGCTCAAGCAGGCGGCCGCCGAGCCCGAGCTCCTGCTGCGCGATCGGGTGGGCGAGCGCATCTACAGCCGCCTGTGCGAGATGTGCACCTTCGTGGAGCTGCCGAAGGAGACGCCGGATCAGCGCCGCACGAAGCAGGAGCTGGATCCGCGCCTCAAGGCGCTCAGCGCGCTGACGAAGCGCTAGCCGTCCGCTCCGGTCCCCGAGGCCCTGGCTTCACCCCCGCTGTGGGTGAATCCGGGGCCTTGCTGCGTTCGGAGGCCTACATCGTACTCGCCGCCCTGCCCTGCAGGCCGGCAGGGGAGCGCGGGCGAATGAGGCACGTGCGGGACGCGTTCAGGCGGGCGCTCAAACACGAAAGGGTGTCCACGCATGACGAAGTTGCACAGCCTCCTGCTCACGTGCTCGCTCGCTCTGGGAGTAGCCGCCTGTGATCAGCAGGGCACCGGCACCGTGACCGAGGACCCCACGGGCCTGTCGCCCTCCCCTTCGCAGCCCGGCACCGTGACGCCCGGCACCGGCGCGGGCGTCCAGCCCACGACGCCCGGTCAGGAGCCCAGCTACACGCGCGAGTGGTACGTGAGCCCCTCGGGCAACGACGCCTCCGCGGGCAGCAAGGCCGCGCCCTTCCGCACCATCGGCAAGGCGATCACCGTGGCGGGTCCCGGTGAGGTCGTGCGCGTGCAGTCCGGCACCTACGCGGAGCGCCTGCGCATCGGCACGAACGCGAAGGCCGGCACCGCGAGCGCGAAGATCACCCTCAAGGGCGAGGGCAGCCCCACGATCGTCCCCGTCTCCGGCGGCTGGTACATGCTGCAGGTGCAGCGGCCCCATTGGGTCATCGACGGCTTCGAGTTCGACGTGAAGGGCCAGGCGCAGGCCGCCGTCACATTCTCCGGCACCACGCAGGGCTCGGTGCTGCGCAACAGCGAGCTGCACCACGGTGCCTTCGGCAGCGGCGTGAACACCGCTGACGACGCGGTGGGCGTGACCATCGAGAACAACCACATCCACGACTTCTCGCGCGGCTCGGACGACAGCCACGGCATCGTCATCACGCCCACGAGCAAGGACATCACCGTCCGCAACAACGACATCCACCGCAACTCGGGTGACTCGGTGCAGTGCCTCGGGCCCGAGGGCTTCAGCACCCTGCCCCCGGCCGAGAACGTGCTCATCGAGGGCAACCACCTCTACTCGAACGACGAGAACGCCGTGGACATCAAGTCCTGCTTCGGCGTGACGGTGCGCCGCAACCGCATGCACGGCTTCCGGACGTCGGCCTCGGCGCGCGGTGAGGCGATCGTCGTGCACCTGAGCGCGCGCGACGTGGTCATCGAGGACAACGACATCTCGGACGCCGCGCTCGGCATCGCGGTGGGCGGCAACAAG
This Aggregicoccus sp. 17bor-14 DNA region includes the following protein-coding sequences:
- a CDS encoding ATP-binding protein; the encoded protein is MQNTRSTEGCARCAGRKYVIERRDMRALARACECSERCDACNGTGSVYAVREETFSSKVGPKKYEVLVPCSCALLRRRIARFNQVELPGVLAHAAFENYRASSAPAELAKHVAMDFAHHYKRDGDNKGFILSGPVGTGKTHLLAATLAHLVLEGGAEAQYVEISFLYATIRKGFKDGKSGGEIIGPLSEVEVLAIDELGKGRGSQFELDTLDELISRRYNAKRTTLFATNYALAPEKRSVRTAAGYQSSEGLKQAAAEPELLLRDRVGERIYSRLCEMCTFVELPKETPDQRRTKQELDPRLKALSALTKR
- a CDS encoding nitrous oxide reductase family maturation protein NosD; the protein is MTKLHSLLLTCSLALGVAACDQQGTGTVTEDPTGLSPSPSQPGTVTPGTGAGVQPTTPGQEPSYTREWYVSPSGNDASAGSKAAPFRTIGKAITVAGPGEVVRVQSGTYAERLRIGTNAKAGTASAKITLKGEGSPTIVPVSGGWYMLQVQRPHWVIDGFEFDVKGQAQAAVTFSGTTQGSVLRNSELHHGAFGSGVNTADDAVGVTIENNHIHDFSRGSDDSHGIVITPTSKDITVRNNDIHRNSGDSVQCLGPEGFSTLPPAENVLIEGNHLYSNDENAVDIKSCFGVTVRRNRMHGFRTSASARGEAIVVHLSARDVVIEDNDISDAALGIAVGGNKGNYGQVSNVSIRRNRIRDTVIPEGTGIRIEGSQNVRVLNNTITNTEGFAFSVGHGTNGASNDTVVKNNIFASRAAVNLGSLTPGLAMDYNLYLNGASFTEGSMFAPSSSWTGDPLSAWRATGNDAHSVQTANALASGSALMPGSDAVDRGVDLGLPYCGKAPDLGAVESGCTAGASASVTE